A single window of Drosophila suzukii chromosome 3, CBGP_Dsuzu_IsoJpt1.0, whole genome shotgun sequence DNA harbors:
- the LOC108017560 gene encoding probable cytochrome P450 12a5, mitochondrial — MFKGRIGLIIQQSQKAALFSASQQRWQTNVATAEVRDDPEWLQAKPFEEIPRANMLSLFAKIALPGGKYKNMELMEMFDAMRQDYGNVFYMAGMLGGPAFLMTHNPKDFEVIFRNEGVWPFRPGSDTLRYHRTEYRKDFFEGVQGLIPSQGKSWGDFRSLVNPVLMQPKNVRLYFRKMSQVNQEFVQRIKDIRDSTTQEVPDDFINTINRWTLESVSVVALDKQLGLLKESGNNSEATKLFKHLDDFFLLSADLEMKPSLWRYITTPQLKKMLEAMDGLQNITLTFVDEAIERLEKEAKEGVVRPENEQSVLEKLLKVDKKVATVMAMDMLMAGVDTTSSTFTGLLLCLAKNPEKQAKLREEVMKVLPNKDSEFTEASMKNVPYLRACIKESQRIYPLTIGNARGLTRDSVISGYRVPAGTFVSMIPISSLQNEEYFPQAKEFLPERWLRNASDSTGKCPANDLKTKNPFIFLPFGFGPRMCVGKRIVEMELELGIARILRNFNVEFNHSTKNAFRSALINLPNIPLKFKFTDLPN, encoded by the exons atgtttaaGGGGCGTATCGGTCTTATAATACAACAGTCTCAAAAGGCGGCACTCTTCTCTGCTAGTCAACAG CGTTGGCAGACAAATGTGGCTACAGCTGAGGTCAGAGACGATCCGGAATGGCTCCAAGCCAAACCATTCGAAGAGATTCCCCGCGCCAATATGTTATCTCTATTCGCAAAAATTGCATTGCCTGGTGGAAAATACAAGAATATGGAATTGATGGAAATGTTTGACGCAATGCGTCAGGATTACGGAAATGTATTTTATATGGCCGGAATGTTGGGAGGTCCTGCCTTTCTGATGACGCACAATCCCAAAGATTTCGAGGTGATATTCCGGAATGAAGGCGTGTGGCCATTCCGGCCTGGCAGTGATACGTTGCGATATCATCGAACCGAATACAGAAAAGACTTTTTCGAGGGAGTTCAAGGGCTTATTCCTTCACAAGGTAAATCCTGGGGAGACTTTCGATCCCTCGTAAACCCCGTTCTTATGCAGCCCAAGAATGTTAGGTTGTACTTTAGAAAGATGTCGCAGGTTAACCAGGAGTTTGTGCAGCG AATTAAGGACATAAGGGACTCCACCACTCAGGAGGTACCTGACGATTTCATAAACACCATCAATCGTTGGACCCTTGAGTCAGTGTCTGTTGTGGCCCTAGACAAACAGTTGGGTTTGCTTAAAGAGTCAGGAAATAACAGCGAAGCCACCAAGCTTTTCAAGCACCTAGATGACTTCTTTCTGCTCTCAGCCGATCTGGAAATGAAACCCTCTCTCTGGCGATACATCACAACTCCCCAGTTAAAGAAAATGCTAGAAGCTATGGATGGTCTGCAGAACATTACCTTGACTTTTGTGGACGAAGCGATCGAGAGGTTGGAGAAGGAGGCCAAGGAAGGTGTAGTGCGTCCGGAGAATGAGCAAAGCGTTTTGGAAAAACTACTTAAAGTTGACAAGAAAGTGGCCACCGTAATGGCCATGGACATGCTGATGGCCGGAGTGGATACG ACCTCAAGCACCTTTACGGGGCTTCTGCTGTGCCTCGCCAAGAATCCCGAGAAGCAGGCCAAGCTGCGGGAAGAGGTGATGAAGGTGCTACCCAACAAGGACTCCGAGTTTACTGAGGCGTCTATGAAGAACGTGCCCTATCTGCGTGCCTGCATTAAGGAATCCCAGCGTATCTATCCTCTAACTATTGGAAATGCCCGTGGACTAACTAGGGATTCTGTAATAAGCGGCTATAGGGTACCAGCCGGTACCTTTGTGTCCATGATTCCCATAAGTTCCCTTCAGAACGAGGAGTACTTCCCACAAGCTAAAGAGTTTCTACCAGAACGCTGGCTTCGGAACGCCAGCGATTCCACCGGAAAATGCCCTGCAAACGATCTGAAGACCAAAAATCCTTTCATATTCCTACCCTTCGGATTTGGACCTCGCATGTGCGTGGGCAAACGCATCGTGGAAATGGAACTGGAGCTGGGCATTGCTAGAATCCTGCGTAACTTCAATGTGGAGTTCAATCATTCCACCAAGAATGCTTTCCGCTCTGCTCTTATCAACCTGCCCAATATACCACTCAAATTTAAGTTCACCGATTTGCCCAACTAG
- the LOC108013831 gene encoding phosphopantothenate--cysteine ligase, translating into MTHWEDFYNTHLPPADFEDNRSLLKEFCERHNKLQNRIVLVTSGGTTVPLEHNTVRFVDNFSAGTRGSASAEYFLDHDYAVIFMHRHKSLEPFTRHFTGQQFFDMLDIADNSQSSTIAIKPDSVDVFAPVLAKYKIARETQMILYVNFTSVVDYMWLLRAACECLAAFEERAVLYLAAAVSDFYIPEDMMPTHKMQSGDGAPTISLQLVPKMLAPLASLWVPHAFVVSFKLETDESLLIVKARDSLNKYKHKLVIANVLQTRKHRVVFVTPTDSYELHLSREQTLQGLEIEEPIVADLVQKHGEFISNVQQRQ; encoded by the exons ATGACGCACTGGGAGGACTTCTACAACACGCACCTGCCGCCCGCGGATTTCGAGGACAATCGCTCCCTGCTCAAGGAGTTCTGTGAACGGCACAACAAGCTACAGAACCGCATCGTCCTCGTCACG TCCGGCGGCACCACAGTTCCCTTGGAGCACAACACGGTGCGGTTTGTGGACAACTTCAGCGCGGGCACACGGGGCTCCGCTTCGGCGGAGTACTTCCTCGACCATGACTACGCCGTGATTTTCATGCACCGCCACAAGTCGCTGGAGCCCTTCACCCGGCACTTCACTGGCCAGCAGTTCTTCGACATGCTGGACATTGCGGACAACAGCCAGAGCTCCACGATAGCCATCAAGCCGGACTCGGTGGACGTGTTTGCGCCGGTGTTGGCCAAGTACAAGATTGCCCGCGAAACGCAGATGATCCTGTACGTGAACTTCACCAGCGTGGTTGACTACATGTGGCTCCTTCGAGCCGCCTGCGAGTGCCTGGCCGCCTTCGAGGAGCGGGCCGTGCTCTACCTAGCAGCCGCCGTATCCGATTTCTACATACCCGAGGACATGATG CCCACCCACAAAATGCAATCGGGAGATGGGGCGCCAACGATTTCGCTTCAGCTGGTGCCAAAAATGCTGGCCCCCCTCGCCAGTTTGTGGGTGCCGCACGCCTTTGTGGTGTCCTTTAAGCTGGAAACGGACGAGAGCCTATTGATTGTAAAGGCACGTGACAGCCTCAACAAATACAAGCACAAG CTGGTCATTGCCAATGTGCTGCAGACACGCAAACATCGCGTGGTATTCGTCACGCCCACAGATTCCTACGAGCTGCATTTGAGCCGCGAACAGACGCTGCAGGGGCTCGAGATCGAGGAGCCCATCGTGGCCGACTTG GTGCAAAAGCACGGCGAGTTCATCAGCAACGTGCAACAGCGCCAATGA
- the LOC108013837 gene encoding uncharacterized protein: protein MALRKSFALFGALLLVLLADSHAKPSQDLGLSPTQTEEPSDLRGGLLAKNKTAVVEDTSLNSDSDSESEEQQRRSYPHRDEDQLNSATNLVLAQNYKYDVEILESGDADQEDSGMDDTDDLEERFKGRGVVFSTDTETFASENIEVAPVDVQADAVSQGHVLLGIVVVGLALVSIALYAGMVIWRSHLEQRYGMRERLVNRDLEEEAGGADEGDYHVYAPTTKPATPRA from the exons ATGGCTTTGCGGAAAAGTTTCGCCCTCTTCGGCGCACTTCTGTTGGTTCTGCTCGCAGATT CCCATGCCAAGCCCTCGCAGGATTTGGGTTTGAGCCCAACGCAAACGGAGGAGCCCAGTGATCTGAGGGGAGGACTGCTGGCCAAAAATAAGACAGCTGTCGTGGAG GATACTTCCTTGAATTCCGACTCAGATTCGGAATCGGAGGAACAGCAAAGGCGTTCGTATCCCCACCGCGATGAGGACCAACTGAACTCGGCCACCAACTTGGTGCTGGCCCAGAACTACAAGTACGATGTGGAGATCCTGGAGTCCGGAGACGCTGATCAGGAGGACAGTGGGATGGATGACACGGACGATCTGGAGGAGCGTTTCAAGGGACGTGGAGTGGTATTCAGCACGGATACTGAGACCTTTGCCTCCGAGAACATCGAGGTGGCCCCGGTGGACGTGCAGGCGGATGCTGTTAGCCAGGGACACGTGCTGCTCGGCATCGTGGTGGTGGGACTGGCCTTGGTTTCCATTGCCCTGTACGCCGGCATGGTTATATGGCGCTCGCACCTGGA GCAGCGGTATGGAATGCGCGAGCGGTTGGTAAACCGGGATCTGGAGGAGGAGGCAGGTGGAGCCGATGAAGGCGATTATCATGTCTACGCCCCGACTACCAAGCCGGCTACGCCCAGGGCGTAG
- the LOC108017562 gene encoding mitochondrial import inner membrane translocase subunit TIM44 isoform X3, producing MRATCCRPIPSVNSSIVRCFYRPRRLNKYYDIYRIAALARDRACLFTFQQTSQNLQQQQPRFYSAPSRRPGFFSQFFDNMKSEMDKNKEIKDNIRKFREEAQKLEESDALKSARQKFNIVESEAQKSSSKLKEQLGAIKERVGDVLDDASKSDLAKKVTEELSRKAKGVSDTITDTSGKLGQSSAFQAISSTTTIIKKEMDNASIDNRVYRAPLQLRKRVQLDMSDSDRVVEPNTEATGMELHKDSKFYESWENFKNNNTYVNKVLDWKVKYDESENPVIRASRLLTDKVSDVMGGLFSKTELSETMTELVKIDPSFDQKDFLHDCETDIIPNILESIVRGDLEILKDWCFESTFNIIATPIKEARKAGMYLDSKILDIENIELAMGKVMEQGPVLIITFQAQQIMCVRDQKKQVVEGDPEKVMRVHYVWVLCRDRNELNPKAAWRLMELSANSQEQFV from the exons ATGAGGGCGACCTGTTGCAGACCAATTCCATCGGTTAACTCTAGTATTGTGAGATGTTTCTATCGGCCACGACGATTGAACAAATATTACGATATT TACAGAATAGCTGCCCTTGCGCGGGATCGCGCCTGTCTCTTCACGTTCCAGCAGACGTCGCAGaatctgcagcagcagcag CCCCGCTTTTATAGCGCGCCAAGTCGCAGGCCCGGCTTCTTCTCGCAGTTCTTCGACAACATGAAGTCGGAGATGGACAAGAACAAGGAGATCAAGGACAACATCCGCAAGTTCCGCGAGGAGGCCCAGAAGCTTGAGGAGTCGGATGCCCTGAAATCTGCGCGCCAGAAGTTCAACATAGTCGAATCGGAGGCGCAGAAGTCGTCCAGCAAGCTGAAGGAGCAGCTGGGCGCCATCAAGGAGCGCGTGGGCGATGTCCTGGACGACGCCAGCAAGTCGGACCTGGCCAAGAAGGTCACCGAGGAGCTGTCGAGGAAGGCCAAGGGCGTCAGCGACACGATCACCGACACCAGCGGCAAGCTGGGCCAGTCTAGCGCCTTCCAAGCCATCTCCAGCACGACGACGATCATCAAGAAGGAGATGGACAACGCTAGCATAGACAACCGGGTCTACCGTGCGCCTCTCCAGCTCCGCAAGCGAGTCCAACTGGACATGAGCGACAGCGATCGCGTTGTGGAACCCAACACGGAAGCAACTG GCATGGAGTTGCACAAGGACTCCAAGTTCTACGAATCGTGGGAGAACTTCAAGAACAACAACACCTACGTGAACAAGGTCCTCGACTGGAAGGTGAAGTATGACGAGTCGGAGAACCCCGTGATCCGTGCCTCCCGCCTGCTTACCGACAAAGTGTCCGACGTGATGGGCGGCCTCTTCTCGAAGACGGAGCTGTCCGAAACGATGACGGAGCTGGTGAAGATCGACCCGAGCTTTGATCAGAAGGACTTCCTGCACGACTGCGAAACGGACATCATCCCCAACATCCTGGAGTCGATTGTCCGGGGCGATTTGGAGATACTGAAGGACTGGTGCTTTGAGAGCACGTTCAACATTATCGCCACCCCCATCAAGGAGGCGAGGAAGGCCGGCATGTACCTGGACTCAAAGATCCTCGACATCGAGAACATCGAACTGGCCATGGGCAAGGTGATGGAGCAAGGACCCGTACTGATTATCACGTTCCAGGCGCAGCAGATCATGTGCGTGCGGGACCAGAAGAAACAGGTCGTCGAGGGCGATCCGGAGAAGGTGATGCGGGTGCACTACGTCTGGGTGCTGTGCCGCGACCGCAACGAACTCAACCCCAAGGCTGCCTGGCGGCTGATGGAGCTGTCCGCCAACAGCCAGGAGCAATTTGTTTAG
- the LOC108017562 gene encoding mitochondrial import inner membrane translocase subunit TIM44 isoform X2: MYRIAALARDRACLFTFQQTSQNLQQQQPRFYSAPSRRPGFFSQFFDNMKSEMDKNKEIKDNIRKFREEAQKLEESDALKSARQKFNIVESEAQKSSSKLKEQLGAIKERVGDVLDDASKSDLAKKVTEELSRKAKGVSDTITDTSGKLGQSSAFQAISSTTTIIKKEMDNASIDNRVYRAPLQLRKRVQLDMSDSDRVVEPNTEATGMELHKDSKFYESWENFKNNNTYVNKVLDWKVKYDESENPVIRASRLLTDKVSDVMGGLFSKTELSETMTELVKIDPSFDQKDFLHDCETDIIPNILESIVRGDLEILKDWCFESTFNIIATPIKEARKAGMYLDSKILDIENIELAMGKVMEQGPVLIITFQAQQIMCVRDQKKQVVEGDPEKVMRVHYVWVLCRDRNELNPKAAWRLMELSANSQEQFV; the protein is encoded by the exons ATG TACAGAATAGCTGCCCTTGCGCGGGATCGCGCCTGTCTCTTCACGTTCCAGCAGACGTCGCAGaatctgcagcagcagcag CCCCGCTTTTATAGCGCGCCAAGTCGCAGGCCCGGCTTCTTCTCGCAGTTCTTCGACAACATGAAGTCGGAGATGGACAAGAACAAGGAGATCAAGGACAACATCCGCAAGTTCCGCGAGGAGGCCCAGAAGCTTGAGGAGTCGGATGCCCTGAAATCTGCGCGCCAGAAGTTCAACATAGTCGAATCGGAGGCGCAGAAGTCGTCCAGCAAGCTGAAGGAGCAGCTGGGCGCCATCAAGGAGCGCGTGGGCGATGTCCTGGACGACGCCAGCAAGTCGGACCTGGCCAAGAAGGTCACCGAGGAGCTGTCGAGGAAGGCCAAGGGCGTCAGCGACACGATCACCGACACCAGCGGCAAGCTGGGCCAGTCTAGCGCCTTCCAAGCCATCTCCAGCACGACGACGATCATCAAGAAGGAGATGGACAACGCTAGCATAGACAACCGGGTCTACCGTGCGCCTCTCCAGCTCCGCAAGCGAGTCCAACTGGACATGAGCGACAGCGATCGCGTTGTGGAACCCAACACGGAAGCAACTG GCATGGAGTTGCACAAGGACTCCAAGTTCTACGAATCGTGGGAGAACTTCAAGAACAACAACACCTACGTGAACAAGGTCCTCGACTGGAAGGTGAAGTATGACGAGTCGGAGAACCCCGTGATCCGTGCCTCCCGCCTGCTTACCGACAAAGTGTCCGACGTGATGGGCGGCCTCTTCTCGAAGACGGAGCTGTCCGAAACGATGACGGAGCTGGTGAAGATCGACCCGAGCTTTGATCAGAAGGACTTCCTGCACGACTGCGAAACGGACATCATCCCCAACATCCTGGAGTCGATTGTCCGGGGCGATTTGGAGATACTGAAGGACTGGTGCTTTGAGAGCACGTTCAACATTATCGCCACCCCCATCAAGGAGGCGAGGAAGGCCGGCATGTACCTGGACTCAAAGATCCTCGACATCGAGAACATCGAACTGGCCATGGGCAAGGTGATGGAGCAAGGACCCGTACTGATTATCACGTTCCAGGCGCAGCAGATCATGTGCGTGCGGGACCAGAAGAAACAGGTCGTCGAGGGCGATCCGGAGAAGGTGATGCGGGTGCACTACGTCTGGGTGCTGTGCCGCGACCGCAACGAACTCAACCCCAAGGCTGCCTGGCGGCTGATGGAGCTGTCCGCCAACAGCCAGGAGCAATTTGTTTAG
- the LOC108017562 gene encoding mitochondrial import inner membrane translocase subunit TIM44 isoform X1: MYRIAALARDRACLFTFQQTSQNLQQQQVRLGLLETQVAPALSHDFTPQPRFYSAPSRRPGFFSQFFDNMKSEMDKNKEIKDNIRKFREEAQKLEESDALKSARQKFNIVESEAQKSSSKLKEQLGAIKERVGDVLDDASKSDLAKKVTEELSRKAKGVSDTITDTSGKLGQSSAFQAISSTTTIIKKEMDNASIDNRVYRAPLQLRKRVQLDMSDSDRVVEPNTEATGMELHKDSKFYESWENFKNNNTYVNKVLDWKVKYDESENPVIRASRLLTDKVSDVMGGLFSKTELSETMTELVKIDPSFDQKDFLHDCETDIIPNILESIVRGDLEILKDWCFESTFNIIATPIKEARKAGMYLDSKILDIENIELAMGKVMEQGPVLIITFQAQQIMCVRDQKKQVVEGDPEKVMRVHYVWVLCRDRNELNPKAAWRLMELSANSQEQFV, encoded by the exons ATG TACAGAATAGCTGCCCTTGCGCGGGATCGCGCCTGTCTCTTCACGTTCCAGCAGACGTCGCAGaatctgcagcagcagcaggtcAGACTTGGGCTTTTAGAAACCCAAGTTGCCCCCGCATTAAGTCATGACTTTACCCCGCAGCCCCGCTTTTATAGCGCGCCAAGTCGCAGGCCCGGCTTCTTCTCGCAGTTCTTCGACAACATGAAGTCGGAGATGGACAAGAACAAGGAGATCAAGGACAACATCCGCAAGTTCCGCGAGGAGGCCCAGAAGCTTGAGGAGTCGGATGCCCTGAAATCTGCGCGCCAGAAGTTCAACATAGTCGAATCGGAGGCGCAGAAGTCGTCCAGCAAGCTGAAGGAGCAGCTGGGCGCCATCAAGGAGCGCGTGGGCGATGTCCTGGACGACGCCAGCAAGTCGGACCTGGCCAAGAAGGTCACCGAGGAGCTGTCGAGGAAGGCCAAGGGCGTCAGCGACACGATCACCGACACCAGCGGCAAGCTGGGCCAGTCTAGCGCCTTCCAAGCCATCTCCAGCACGACGACGATCATCAAGAAGGAGATGGACAACGCTAGCATAGACAACCGGGTCTACCGTGCGCCTCTCCAGCTCCGCAAGCGAGTCCAACTGGACATGAGCGACAGCGATCGCGTTGTGGAACCCAACACGGAAGCAACTG GCATGGAGTTGCACAAGGACTCCAAGTTCTACGAATCGTGGGAGAACTTCAAGAACAACAACACCTACGTGAACAAGGTCCTCGACTGGAAGGTGAAGTATGACGAGTCGGAGAACCCCGTGATCCGTGCCTCCCGCCTGCTTACCGACAAAGTGTCCGACGTGATGGGCGGCCTCTTCTCGAAGACGGAGCTGTCCGAAACGATGACGGAGCTGGTGAAGATCGACCCGAGCTTTGATCAGAAGGACTTCCTGCACGACTGCGAAACGGACATCATCCCCAACATCCTGGAGTCGATTGTCCGGGGCGATTTGGAGATACTGAAGGACTGGTGCTTTGAGAGCACGTTCAACATTATCGCCACCCCCATCAAGGAGGCGAGGAAGGCCGGCATGTACCTGGACTCAAAGATCCTCGACATCGAGAACATCGAACTGGCCATGGGCAAGGTGATGGAGCAAGGACCCGTACTGATTATCACGTTCCAGGCGCAGCAGATCATGTGCGTGCGGGACCAGAAGAAACAGGTCGTCGAGGGCGATCCGGAGAAGGTGATGCGGGTGCACTACGTCTGGGTGCTGTGCCGCGACCGCAACGAACTCAACCCCAAGGCTGCCTGGCGGCTGATGGAGCTGTCCGCCAACAGCCAGGAGCAATTTGTTTAG
- the nanos gene encoding protein nanos has protein sequence MFRSNLEGSGAAADNFAAFHARGGLNMLGLQDMYLDTNGANSSSATLSPPSTPLTPLTPDPPTAQTTHFPLLADSAASANTLLLQRQYHYHLLLQQQQQQLALAQHQLALAASAAASHQHKDEIARSLKIFAQLTTGAAENTTGSMHDVMQDFATNGYVSDDLGRFSYGSAPPQAQTPPPAQQQQPQQQGMHLPLGRNPVMQSNGANLMSVATPLASQWLHNYREQLNSVWRNMSYTSAVQAQAQATVAMSPNLGMGMGLGLPLQPEQLRGASNPSNNKVHKRYNNNNKAKEISRHCVFCENNNEPEAVVNSHTVRDNFNRVLCPKLRTYVCPICGASGDSAHTIKYCPKKPIITMEDAIKAESFRLAKSSYYKQQMKV, from the exons ATGTTCCGCAGCAACTTGGAAGGCAGTGGCGCAGCAGCA GACAACTTTGCGGCATTCCACGCAAGAGGAGGACTCAATATGCTGGGCCTGCAGGACATGTACTTGGACACCAATGGCGCCAACTCGTCGTCGGCGACTCTCAGTCCGCCCAGCACCCCCCTGACGCCACTGACCCCCGACCCGCCGACTGCCCAGACGACGCACTTTCCCCTCCTGGCGGACAGCGCCGCCTCTGCCAATACGCTCCTGCTCCAGCGGCAGTACCACTACCACTTGCTgctccagcagcagcaacaacaactggCCCTGGCGCAGCACCAATTGGCCTTGGCTGCATCGGCGGCGGCGAGTCACCAGCACAAGGACGAGATTGCTCGATCTTTGAAAATCTTTGCGCAGCTGACGACGGGCGCAGCAG AAAACACGACTGGCTCCATGCACGATGTAATGCAGGATTTTGCAACCAACGGCTATGTGAGCGATGACCTTGGCCGCTTTTCCTACGGGAGTGCTCCGCCTCAGGCGCAGACACCTCCGCCGgctcagcagcagcagccacaacAACAAGGAATGCACTTGCCACTGGGACGCAATCCTGTAATGCAATCCAATGGGGCCAACTTGATGTCCGTGGCCACACCACTGGCCAGCCAATGGCTGCACAACTACCGCGAGCAGCTAAACAGCGTATGGAGAAACATGTCCTACACCAGTGCCGTGCAGGCCCAGGCACAAGCTACAGTTGCCATGTCCCCCAATCTCGGCATGGGAATGGGTCTGGGATTGCCCCTGCAGCCGGAACAGCTGCGCGGTGCTTCCAATCCCAGCAACAACAAGGTGCACAAGCgatacaacaacaacaacaaggcCAAAGAG ATCAGTCGCCACTGCGTCTTTTGTGAGAATAACAACGAGCCAGAGGCGGTGGTCAACAGCCACACAGTAAGAGACAACTTTAACCGAGTACTGTGCCCCAAGCTGCGCACCTACGTCTGCCCTATATGCGGGGCATCTGGGGACTCGGCGCATACCATTAAGTACTGCCCCAAGAAGCCGATTATCACTATGGAGGATGCCATCAAGGCGGAGTCATTCCGCCTGGCCAAGAGTAGCTACTACAAGCAACAGATGAAGGTCTAG
- the Cyp12a4 gene encoding probable cytochrome P450 12a4, mitochondrial, which produces MLKVRSGISLIQSQKAALSLSTQKRWQTNVATAEAREDSEWLQAKPFDQIPRTNMIALMMKTFMPGGKYKNMELMDMFEAMRQDYGDIFFIPGTMGNPPFLSTHNPEDFEVVFRNEGVWPHRPGNDTLRYHREEYRKEFYQGVMGIIPSQGKPWGDFRTVVNPVLMQPKNVRLYYKKMSQVNQEFVQRIIELRDPTTLEAPEDFIDTINRWTLESVSVVALDKQLGLLKDSKKESEALRLFHYLDEFFIVSADLEMKPSPWRYIKTPKLKRLLKALDGIQEVTLAYVDEAIDRLDKEAKAGVVRPENEQSVLEKLLKVNRKVATVMAMDMLMAGVDTTSSTFTALLLCLAKNPEKQAKLREEVMKILPNKDSEFTEASIKNIPYLRACIKESQRVHPLIVGNARVLSRDAVLSGYQVPAGTYVSIVPLNALTRDDYFPQASEFLPERWLRAPKNSEAKCPANELKSKNPFVFLPFGFGPRMCVGKRIVEMELELGTARLIRNFNVEFNYPTENAFRSALINLPNIPLKFKFTDLPN; this is translated from the exons ATGCTGAAAGTGCGCAGTGGTATATCATTAATTCAGTCGCAAAAAGCTGCTCTCTCGCTCAGCACACAAAAG CGCTGGCAAACAAATGTTGCAACAGCTGAGGCTAGAGAGGATTCGGAATGGCTGCAGGCCAAGCCATTTGATCAGATCCCTCGCACCAATATGATAGCATTGATGATGAAGACGTTCATGCCTGGTGGAAAGTACAAGAACATGGAACTAATGGACATGTTTGAGGCCATGCGACAGGACTACGGCGACATATTTTTCATACCAGGAACAATGGGTAACCCACCTTTTCTGAGCACCCACAATCCCGAGGATTTCGAGGTGGTTTTCCGCAACGAGGGAGTGTGGCCCCATCGTCCGGGAAATGATACACTGCGCTATCATCGTGAGGAGTATAGAAAGGAGTTCTACCAGGGCGTCATGGGCATTATTCCCTCTCAGGGAAAACCCTGGGGAGACTTCAGGACCGTCGTGAACCCCGTTCTCATGCAACCGAAAAATGTGAGACTGTACTACAAGAAGATGTCGCAAGTCAACCAGGAGTTTGTGCAGCG TATAATAGAATTGAGGGATCCCACCACTCTGGAGGCTCCAGAGGACTTTATAGACACCATCAATCGCTGGACCCTAGAATCCGTATCTGTGGTGGCTCTAGATAAGCAGCTAGGATTACTCAAGGATTCGAAGAAGGAGAGCGAAGCACTCAGACTTTTCCACTACCTGGATGAATTCTTTATAGTATCTGCGGACCTTGAGATGAAGCCCTCGCCCTGGCGATATATTAAAACTCCCAAGTTAAAGCGATTGCTGAAAGCCCTCGATGGTATCCAAGAAGTCACTTTGGCCTACGTCGATGAAGCTATAGATCGGTTGGATAAGGAGGCCAAGGCGGGTGTCGTGCGTCCGGAGAATGAGCAAAGTGTCCTCGAGAAACTGCTTAAAGTCAACAGGAAGGTGGCCACCGTTATGGCCATGGACATGTTGATGGCTGGAGTGGACACT ACATCGAGCACCTTTACGGCTCTCTTGCTGTGCCTTGCTAAGAATCCGGAGAAGCAGGCCAAGCTGCGGGAGGAGGTAATGAAGATTCTGCCCAACAAGGACTCCGAGTTCACTGAGGCATCCATAAAGAACATCCCCTATCTGCGAGCCTGCATAAAGGAATCCCAGCGAGTTCATCCCCTGATTGTCGGAAATGCTCGAGTCCTTTCCAGAGACGCAGTTCTCAGTGGATACCAAGTGCCAGCTGGAACCTATGTGTCCATTGTTCCTCTAAATGCCCTGACCAGAGATGACTACTTCCCGCAAGCTTCCGAGTTTCTCCCAGAGCGTTGGCTACGAGCCCCCAAAAATTCAGAGGCCAAGTGTCCAGCAAACGAACTAAAGTCCAAAAATCCTTTCGTGTTCCTCCCCTTCGGCTTTGGACCCCGCATGTGTGTAGGCAAACGCATCGTAGAAATGGAACTGGAGTTGGGAACAGCTCGACTTATTCGTAACTTTAACGTGGAGTTCAATTATCCCACGGAGAATGCCTTTCGGTCTGCATTGATAAATCTACCGAACATTCCGCTCAAGTTCAAATTTACTGATTTGCCCAACTAA